The Dama dama isolate Ldn47 chromosome 3, ASM3311817v1, whole genome shotgun sequence genome has a segment encoding these proteins:
- the RASSF9 gene encoding ras association domain-containing protein 9, whose translation MAPFGRNLLKTRHKNRSPTKEMDSEEKEIVVWVCQEEKIVCGLTKRTTSADVIQALLEEHETTFGEKRFLLGKPSDYCIIEKWRGSERVLPPLTRILKLWKAWGDEQPNMQFVLVKADAFLPVPLWRTAEAKLVQNTEKLWELSPANYMKTLPPDKQKRIVRKTFRKLAKIKQDTVSQERDSMETLVHLIISQDHTINQQVKRMKELDLEIEKCEAKFHLDRVENNGENYVQDAYMMPSFNEVEQKLGLEYDERQILEDLRESDGIVQLEERLIYYRKLIDKLSAEIEKEVKSVCMEINEDAEGAAASELESSNLESVRCDLEKSMKAGLKIHSHLSGIQKEIKYSDSLLQMKAKEYELLAKEFNSLHISNADECELKETRGKESEVPTSNGVVSPFTQRIFNMYTNDTDSDTGISSNHSQDSETTAGDGVLLST comes from the coding sequence atcCCCAACTAAAGAAATGGATTCAGAAGAGAAGGAAATTGTGGTTTGGGTTTGCCAAGAAGAGAAGATTGTCTGTGGGCTAACCAAACGCACCACCTCTGCTGACGTCATCCAGGCTTTGCTTGAGGAACACGAGACTACATTTGGGGAGAAACGATTTCTTCTGGGAAAGCCCAGTGATTACTGCATCATAGAAAAGTGGAGAGGCTCTGAACGGGTTCTTCCTCCCCTAACTAGAATCCTGAAGCTTTGGAAAGCATGGGGAGACGAGCAGCCTAATATGCAGTTTGTTTTGGTtaaagcagatgcttttcttCCAGTTCCCTTGTGGCGGACAGCTGAAGCCAAATTAGtgcaaaatacagaaaaactgtGGGAGCTCAGCCCGGCAAATTATATGAAGACATTACCGCcagataaacaaaaaagaattgtCAGGAAAACTTTCCGGAAACTGGCTAAAATTAAGCAGGACACAGTTTCCCAAGAGCGAGATAGTATGGAGACATTAGTTCATCTGATTATTTCCCAGGATCACACTATTAATCAACAAGTCAAGAGAATGAAAGAGCTGGATCTGGAAATTGAAAAGTGTGAAGCTAAATTTCATCTTGATCGGGTGGAAAATAATGGTGAAAATTATGTCCAGGATGCATATATGATGCCCAGTTTCAATGAAGTTGAGCAAAAACTAGGCTTGGAATATGATGAAAGGCAGATTCTGGAGGACCTGAGGGAAAGTGATGGAATTGTACAGCTGGAGGAACGACTGATCTACTACAGAAAGCTCATTGATAAGCTCTCTGccgaaatagaaaaagaagtaaaaagtgtTTGCATGGAGATAAATGAAGATGCAGAAGGGGCAGCTGCCAGTGAACTTGAAAGCTCTAATTTAGAGAGTGTTAGGTGTGATTTGGAGAAAAGCATGAAAGCTGGTTTGAAAATTCACTCTCACTTGAGTGGCATCCAGAAAGAGATTAAATACAGTGACTCATTGCTTCAGATGAAAGCTAAGGAATATGAGCTCCTCGCCAAGGAGTTCAATTCCCTTCATATCAGCAATGCAGATGAATGCGAGCTGAAGGAAACCAGAGGAAAGGAATCCGAGGTGCCCACCAGCAATGGAGTGGTTTCTCCTTTTACTCAAAGAATATTTAACATGTATACCAATGACACGGACTCAGACACTGGTATCAGCTCTAACCACAGTCAGGACTCAGAAACAACTGCAGGAGATGGGGTGCTGTTGTCAACGTAA